From a region of the Acinetobacter calcoaceticus genome:
- a CDS encoding nucleoside-diphosphate sugar epimerase, which translates to MTASKKKAIVLGATGLVGLALVEKLQQAPEFEAITVVVRKESQVFNTYDKVNQLIIEDLLMLNDEDVNGHTHAFSCLGTTLKNAGSKQGFYAVDYEINAHFADLVQDKNIHLLLVSALGANSNSPIFYNKVKGQLEDYIESLGIEKLSIFRPSLLIGKRSDVRLIEDLGQSLFKFIENKLQKPFKYKPVTAEQLAHTMVVAALMQIEAFKRYDNLSIQKTR; encoded by the coding sequence ATGACAGCAAGTAAGAAAAAAGCGATTGTGCTAGGCGCAACAGGGCTAGTCGGGTTAGCGCTTGTAGAAAAGCTCCAGCAGGCTCCAGAATTTGAAGCCATTACCGTAGTGGTTAGAAAAGAATCTCAAGTATTTAATACATATGACAAAGTTAATCAGCTCATCATAGAAGATCTCTTAATGTTGAATGATGAAGATGTGAATGGTCATACCCATGCATTTAGCTGTTTGGGCACAACATTAAAAAATGCGGGCTCAAAGCAAGGTTTCTATGCGGTAGATTATGAAATCAATGCTCATTTTGCAGATTTGGTACAAGATAAAAATATTCATCTTTTGTTGGTAAGTGCGCTTGGTGCAAATTCGAATTCACCCATTTTCTACAATAAAGTGAAAGGGCAACTAGAAGATTATATTGAGAGTCTGGGAATTGAAAAATTATCTATTTTTCGACCCTCTTTACTTATTGGTAAGCGCAGTGATGTACGGCTTATCGAAGACTTGGGGCAAAGTCTATTTAAATTTATTGAGAATAAATTGCAGAAACCATTCAAATATAAGCCTGTAACTGCAGAGCAATTGGCTCATACCATGGTCGTAGCGGCGCTAATGCAAATTGAAGCATTCAAACGATATGATAATCTGAGCATACAGAAAACTCGATAA
- a CDS encoding ABC transporter permease, with protein sequence MLAYVIRRLWQMIPTMLGVVLLIFILFNWVGGDPAYILAGKMSNPEQIENIRKQLGVDQPYYVQLWIFIKQILTFDYGASWSTGEPVSQIILTRLGPSLTLLIPLTILQTVISIILALAVAAVRGSLTDRMVMMLCTIAMSISILVYIIVFQYVLAYQLSWFPVQGWSDTFTENLFKFALLPVLIMLVVSIAPTLRLYRSFVLDEINQDYVRTARAKGVGESRILGVHVLRNASIPIITDVMSTLPALLIGAFLIERFFGIPGIGREVIIAVERSDFPVIKAITVYIAAATMIFNLIADLVYKVVDPRVQLK encoded by the coding sequence ATGCTGGCATATGTTATTCGGCGTTTATGGCAGATGATTCCAACCATGTTGGGGGTAGTCTTACTTATTTTTATTCTTTTTAACTGGGTCGGTGGAGATCCAGCCTATATTTTAGCAGGCAAGATGTCCAATCCTGAGCAGATCGAAAACATTCGTAAACAGCTAGGTGTCGATCAACCGTATTACGTCCAGCTCTGGATTTTCATTAAGCAGATTCTGACTTTTGATTATGGTGCAAGTTGGAGTACTGGCGAACCTGTTTCCCAAATTATTTTAACCCGCTTAGGGCCGTCGCTCACGCTCTTAATTCCGCTCACTATTTTACAGACCGTTATTTCAATTATTTTGGCCTTAGCCGTTGCAGCGGTACGAGGTTCTTTAACTGATCGTATGGTCATGATGCTATGTACTATTGCTATGTCAATTAGTATTTTAGTTTACATTATTGTTTTTCAATATGTTTTGGCTTATCAGCTCAGTTGGTTCCCTGTACAAGGCTGGAGTGACACCTTTACTGAGAATTTATTTAAATTTGCCTTACTTCCAGTTTTAATCATGTTGGTTGTGAGTATTGCACCGACCTTACGTTTGTATCGTAGTTTTGTGCTTGATGAGATTAATCAAGATTACGTTAGAACGGCACGTGCTAAAGGTGTCGGTGAAAGCCGAATTTTGGGAGTTCATGTACTACGTAACGCTTCAATTCCGATTATTACCGATGTGATGTCTACTTTACCGGCGTTACTCATAGGCGCATTTTTAATTGAACGTTTTTTTGGTATTCCTGGTATTGGTCGAGAGGTCATTATTGCAGTTGAACGAAGTGATTTTCCTGTTATTAAGGCAATTACAGTATACATCGCAGCTGCAACCATGATTTTTAATCTGATTGCTGATTTGGTCTACAAAGTGGTTGATCCACGTGTACAGTTGAAGTAG
- a CDS encoding 3'(2'),5'-bisphosphate nucleotidase CysQ: MFITTTRPQDTLINQLLPILEQASQILLQEYQNYSAGYEFTIHEKQDDSPVTQADLKVNLFLLKHLAEITPDLPVLSEESDYSARHEWSTCWMLDPLDGTKEFIHERDEFTINLSLIKGKETIFSVIAVPCEQVVYLGYLQDLPFKYSFTQKQWYQYQITSFSPDEPIQIGLSHGSKNPKYQKFIQPIEEKHSIIRREAGSAYKFCMMLEGEIDIYPRFHPTSEWDTSSGQGLLESIGGGLLTLDGKPFEYNQRHTVLNKGFIAFRDQESKKIAFEALAQAGVID; this comes from the coding sequence ATGTTTATAACAACTACACGCCCACAAGATACTTTGATTAATCAGCTTCTTCCAATTTTGGAGCAAGCGAGCCAAATTTTATTACAAGAATATCAAAATTATTCTGCGGGTTATGAGTTCACTATTCACGAAAAACAAGATGACTCACCTGTAACTCAAGCAGATTTAAAAGTGAACCTTTTCTTATTAAAGCACTTGGCAGAGATTACGCCAGACTTGCCGGTTTTGTCTGAAGAAAGTGATTATAGTGCTCGGCATGAGTGGTCCACATGCTGGATGTTAGATCCTCTTGATGGAACTAAAGAATTCATACATGAGCGTGATGAGTTTACAATCAACCTAAGTTTGATTAAGGGTAAAGAAACGATTTTTTCAGTTATTGCTGTGCCATGTGAACAAGTCGTGTACTTGGGATATCTGCAAGATTTGCCTTTTAAATATAGTTTCACTCAAAAACAGTGGTACCAATATCAAATAACCTCGTTTTCGCCAGATGAGCCTATACAAATAGGACTTAGTCATGGCAGTAAAAATCCGAAATATCAAAAATTTATTCAACCTATTGAAGAAAAACATAGCATTATTCGACGAGAAGCAGGCAGTGCCTACAAATTCTGCATGATGCTAGAAGGTGAAATCGATATTTATCCACGATTTCATCCAACTTCTGAATGGGACACAAGTTCTGGTCAAGGTTTGTTAGAAAGTATAGGCGGTGGCTTACTTACTCTTGATGGAAAACCTTTTGAATATAATCAGAGACACACGGTTTTAAATAAGGGCTTTATCGCATTTCGTGATCAGGAAAGCAAAAAAATAGCATTTGAAGCATTAGCCCAAGCAGGTGTTATTGATTGA
- a CDS encoding ABC transporter ATP-binding protein: protein MIEQEYNNAPLLHVKNLRVSFKGEDKQYIETVKGISFDIPANTTVALVGESGSGKSVTSLATMGLLPVGQTKIDDQSKIIFEGKDLLSLSRKDMRKICGKDIAMIFQEPMSSLNPVFTVGNQIAEVLCLHMGLNRKQAQQRVLELLKEVGIPSPETKINAYPNQLSGGQQQRVMIAMAIACEPKLLIADEPTTALDVTIQKQIIDLLESLRKRRQMSMLFITHDLALVGEIADKVIVMRQGEIREQGAAEQVLEQPQDVYTRALLYCRPQISQRPYRLPVTSDFMRQEDNVLVEQSFDASEIPQRKRGLNGDEQIILEVKDLKKSFYSRKGLFGKEEFQAVKGVSFKLAKGKTLGLVGESGSGKTTVGLLLMRLHQASGGQAFIEGKDILSLTEKEFAKYQRKIQIIFQNPYASLNPRFTVGQILLEPMQIHNIGKDDAERKQIALELLERVNLPEQAYYRYPHEFSGGQRQRIAIARCLTLKPEILICDESVSALDVSVQAQVLNLLQDLQDEFGLSYIFISHDLSVVKYISDQVMVMNHGEVVEIANSDELYAHPQHDYTKRLLQAIPQGIQHIS, encoded by the coding sequence ATGATAGAACAAGAATATAATAATGCGCCGTTACTTCATGTTAAAAATTTACGGGTAAGTTTTAAAGGTGAAGATAAGCAATATATTGAAACCGTAAAAGGAATTTCTTTTGATATTCCAGCAAATACTACAGTTGCTTTAGTCGGTGAATCGGGTAGTGGTAAATCGGTAACTTCTTTGGCAACTATGGGATTACTACCTGTAGGGCAAACCAAAATTGATGATCAAAGTAAAATTATATTTGAAGGCAAAGACTTACTCAGTTTGTCTCGTAAAGATATGCGGAAAATCTGTGGTAAAGATATTGCCATGATTTTTCAGGAACCGATGTCATCTTTAAATCCAGTTTTTACAGTTGGTAATCAAATTGCTGAAGTGTTGTGTTTGCATATGGGATTGAACCGTAAACAAGCACAACAACGAGTTTTAGAATTACTTAAAGAAGTAGGTATTCCTTCACCTGAAACTAAAATTAATGCCTATCCAAATCAACTTTCCGGTGGTCAACAGCAACGGGTCATGATTGCAATGGCGATTGCTTGTGAGCCTAAACTACTTATTGCTGATGAACCGACGACGGCACTTGATGTCACCATTCAAAAGCAGATTATTGATTTACTTGAATCGTTGCGTAAGCGCCGGCAAATGTCGATGCTTTTTATTACCCACGATTTGGCGTTGGTCGGTGAAATTGCAGATAAAGTCATTGTGATGCGTCAGGGGGAAATTAGAGAGCAAGGCGCTGCTGAACAGGTTCTTGAACAACCTCAAGATGTATATACCCGAGCATTACTTTACTGTCGTCCCCAAATATCACAGCGTCCTTATCGGTTGCCTGTGACTAGTGATTTTATGCGCCAAGAAGATAATGTCTTGGTTGAGCAAAGTTTTGATGCTTCCGAAATTCCACAGCGTAAACGTGGCTTAAATGGCGATGAGCAAATTATTTTAGAAGTAAAAGATTTGAAAAAAAGCTTTTATAGCCGTAAGGGATTATTTGGCAAAGAAGAGTTTCAGGCTGTAAAAGGCGTTTCTTTTAAACTTGCTAAAGGAAAAACTTTAGGTTTAGTCGGCGAATCAGGTTCAGGTAAAACGACGGTAGGTCTATTACTCATGCGCTTACATCAAGCATCTGGTGGGCAGGCTTTTATTGAAGGAAAAGATATTCTTTCATTAACAGAAAAAGAGTTTGCTAAATATCAACGGAAAATCCAGATTATCTTTCAAAATCCCTATGCCTCTCTTAATCCACGCTTTACGGTTGGGCAGATTTTATTAGAACCTATGCAAATCCATAACATTGGTAAAGATGATGCTGAGCGTAAACAAATTGCGCTTGAACTGCTTGAACGAGTGAATTTACCTGAGCAAGCTTATTATCGATATCCTCATGAGTTTTCGGGTGGGCAACGTCAGCGTATTGCGATTGCACGATGTTTAACCCTAAAGCCTGAAATTTTGATTTGTGATGAATCTGTTTCGGCGCTCGATGTTTCAGTCCAAGCACAAGTTCTTAACTTACTACAAGATTTACAAGATGAGTTTGGACTCAGTTATATCTTTATTTCACATGATTTATCGGTTGTGAAATATATTTCTGATCAGGTCATGGTCATGAATCATGGTGAAGTTGTTGAAATTGCCAATTCGGATGAGCTCTATGCACATCCTCAGCATGATTATACTAAACGGCTATTACAGGCTATTCCTCAAGGAATTCAGCACATTTCGTGA
- a CDS encoding SOS response-associated peptidase family protein — MCANFKPLTLAQLQQLQLPVVGFRYAEEVYPAGTMPLLFKSPQGLEWREVMFGLVPKWAEDTNIAKHTYNARHETIFQKPSFQEAALKCKFGVIPVTEFYESKYINDKPERWGVRRKDGQAFFIAAIYEICKINETVIRSASMLTMDAIDHPMMKDFHEPGDVKRSVIVIPHDRLEEWLSLESPDISSFIEGFPVEEFECSHVPKEKIIKPTPQLSIFD; from the coding sequence ATGTGCGCTAACTTTAAACCTTTAACTCTTGCCCAATTGCAGCAACTCCAGTTGCCTGTGGTCGGCTTTAGATATGCCGAAGAGGTTTATCCCGCGGGAACAATGCCACTATTATTCAAATCACCACAAGGTCTTGAATGGCGTGAAGTCATGTTTGGTTTGGTTCCAAAATGGGCCGAAGATACAAACATAGCAAAACATACTTACAATGCCCGTCATGAAACGATTTTCCAAAAACCGAGTTTTCAAGAAGCTGCACTTAAATGTAAGTTCGGTGTGATTCCGGTGACTGAGTTTTATGAAAGTAAATATATAAATGATAAGCCCGAGCGGTGGGGAGTACGCCGTAAAGATGGACAGGCTTTTTTTATTGCAGCCATTTATGAAATTTGCAAAATCAATGAGACGGTTATTCGTTCTGCAAGTATGTTGACCATGGATGCGATCGACCACCCAATGATGAAAGATTTTCACGAGCCTGGAGATGTCAAAAGATCAGTGATTGTGATTCCACATGACCGATTAGAAGAGTGGTTGAGTTTGGAGTCACCCGATATTTCAAGCTTTATCGAAGGTTTTCCAGTTGAAGAGTTTGAATGCTCGCATGTACCAAAAGAAAAAATTATAAAACCTACACCACAGTTAAGCATATTTGATTAA
- a CDS encoding glutathione S-transferase N-terminal domain-containing protein, with the protein MMVNHQIKVLQAVVSAIAEGGRGVTGTAFPQQPVKALKLYEFEGSPFCRRVREVITLLNLDVEIYPCPKGGLKYRSIVKETGGKLQFPFLVDENTSDYLYESQEIIHHLFKHYGKSGKTPQKFSSYPKVPYAAFAGTILNGARGVWINKKIINRAAPEQKLELWSFEASPYSRVVRSLLCELELPYILHNVAKERWQDQGPAILRLKPGKYVPLRGGKREKMLPIMQGKMQVPYLVDPNTGVKMFESAQIVKYLKKQYGR; encoded by the coding sequence ATGATGGTGAATCATCAAATTAAAGTATTACAGGCGGTTGTCTCTGCAATTGCTGAAGGTGGTCGGGGCGTAACAGGTACAGCATTTCCTCAGCAACCTGTAAAAGCCTTGAAGTTATATGAATTTGAAGGTTCACCATTTTGCCGTCGTGTTCGCGAAGTGATTACTCTCTTAAATCTGGATGTTGAAATTTATCCATGCCCTAAAGGTGGGTTGAAGTATCGTTCTATTGTTAAAGAGACTGGCGGTAAATTACAGTTTCCTTTTTTAGTAGATGAAAATACAAGTGACTACTTATATGAGTCACAAGAAATTATTCATCATTTATTTAAACACTACGGTAAGTCTGGAAAGACACCTCAAAAATTTTCGAGTTACCCTAAGGTCCCTTATGCTGCATTTGCTGGAACCATACTAAATGGCGCTCGGGGAGTTTGGATAAACAAAAAAATCATTAATAGAGCTGCACCTGAGCAAAAACTTGAGTTATGGAGTTTTGAGGCAAGTCCTTATTCCCGAGTTGTAAGAAGTCTACTCTGTGAGCTAGAGCTTCCTTATATTCTGCATAATGTGGCAAAAGAAAGATGGCAAGATCAAGGCCCAGCTATTCTTCGCTTAAAACCGGGTAAATATGTACCTCTAAGAGGTGGAAAACGAGAAAAAATGTTGCCTATTATGCAAGGTAAAATGCAGGTGCCTTATTTAGTAGATCCAAATACTGGAGTGAAGATGTTTGAGTCTGCTCAAATCGTAAAATATTTAAAGAAGCAATATGGTCGCTGA
- a CDS encoding Dyp-type peroxidase, which yields MRIQPVTSSPGENALFIVLGLTQGDSVIEKVKDFASNFSALTRSLSNRYPESKFNATLGFSSNAWDILFPEQAKPQELETFKEIKGPKYTAVSTHGDLFFHIRADRQALCYELGNIINQQLGKVTYSIDEVHGFRYFDGRAIIGFVDGTENPEPVIAAQWALVGNEDPDFIGGSYAFIQKYTHDMEKWRGLSDEEQEKVIGRKKFNDIELGDDEKPVTAHNVVSKAHDADGNELKIMRANMPFSNPSKNEYGTFFIGYSRKFSTTRQMLENMFLGNEHGNLDRLLDFSTAQTGTLFFVPTVDFLDDLGDE from the coding sequence ATGAGAATTCAACCTGTAACGAGCAGTCCTGGTGAAAATGCACTATTTATCGTATTGGGACTCACTCAAGGTGATTCTGTAATAGAAAAAGTAAAAGATTTTGCTAGTAATTTTTCCGCATTAACAAGAAGCCTGTCCAATCGTTATCCAGAAAGTAAATTTAATGCTACTTTGGGTTTTAGTTCCAATGCATGGGATATTTTATTTCCAGAGCAAGCGAAACCTCAAGAATTAGAAACATTTAAAGAAATTAAAGGGCCGAAATACACGGCTGTTTCAACACATGGTGATCTATTTTTTCATATCCGTGCTGATCGTCAGGCTCTATGTTATGAGCTGGGTAATATAATCAATCAACAACTTGGTAAAGTGACTTATTCAATTGATGAAGTTCATGGTTTTCGTTATTTTGATGGGCGAGCGATTATTGGCTTTGTAGATGGAACAGAAAATCCAGAACCAGTTATTGCAGCGCAGTGGGCATTAGTAGGCAATGAAGATCCTGATTTTATCGGGGGGAGTTATGCTTTTATCCAGAAATACACACACGACATGGAGAAATGGCGTGGGTTGAGCGATGAAGAGCAAGAAAAGGTAATTGGCCGTAAAAAGTTCAATGATATTGAGCTAGGTGATGATGAAAAGCCTGTAACAGCTCATAATGTCGTAAGTAAAGCACATGATGCAGACGGTAATGAGCTTAAAATTATGCGAGCTAATATGCCTTTTTCAAACCCGTCAAAAAATGAATATGGCACATTTTTTATTGGTTACTCACGTAAATTTAGTACAACCCGACAAATGCTAGAAAACATGTTCTTAGGAAATGAGCATGGTAATCTTGATCGGTTGCTTGACTTTAGTACCGCACAGACTGGTACTTTATTTTTTGTACCTACTGTCGATTTCCTTGATGATTTAGGCGATGAATAG
- a CDS encoding histidine phosphatase family protein, translating to MALDLLPKSMFEAIDLLPDASTPVTLFTRHSLRELVDGQGLAGYDLQLTPQGRELAQAWGNYLIKNTDRVIQHCISSPIQRCVDTAALMIEGADDVRPEFNTHTIEIIEQGLLVEPGSFVLDIQQAAPYFKKQGALGFINSFVNNALPGMKHPITGVLDVLELIYHTHPKTQGGLSLAVSHDTIIAAIVAVISGENEIKKEDWPEMMEGLFVWFEGEEFPNCKLKWIWRGKAYELNVAKFGKTL from the coding sequence ATGGCACTCGATTTATTGCCTAAAAGTATGTTTGAAGCAATTGATTTATTGCCCGATGCTTCAACTCCTGTAACCTTATTTACGCGTCATTCTCTAAGAGAACTTGTAGATGGGCAGGGCTTAGCTGGATATGATCTCCAACTCACTCCTCAAGGGCGTGAGCTTGCGCAGGCATGGGGTAACTATTTAATTAAAAATACAGATCGTGTTATTCAGCATTGTATTTCAAGTCCAATACAGCGTTGTGTCGATACGGCTGCACTCATGATTGAAGGGGCTGATGATGTAAGGCCTGAATTTAATACGCATACGATTGAAATTATTGAGCAAGGACTACTGGTTGAGCCGGGGAGTTTTGTATTAGACATACAACAAGCTGCCCCTTATTTTAAAAAGCAAGGTGCTTTAGGTTTTATTAATAGTTTTGTAAATAATGCATTACCTGGTATGAAACACCCAATTACTGGTGTTTTAGATGTATTAGAGCTTATTTATCATACGCATCCTAAAACTCAAGGCGGGCTTAGTTTAGCTGTCAGCCATGACACTATTATTGCTGCAATTGTTGCTGTAATTTCTGGTGAAAATGAAATTAAGAAAGAAGATTGGCCTGAAATGATGGAAGGTCTATTTGTATGGTTTGAAGGCGAAGAATTTCCAAATTGCAAATTAAAATGGATTTGGAGAGGTAAGGCCTATGAGCTAAATGTAGCCAAATTTGGAAAAACGCTATAA
- the rpsT gene encoding 30S ribosomal protein S20, whose amino-acid sequence MANSAQAKKRARQNVTARKHNASLRSMVRTYIKRTLSAIAGGDHAVATEAYQKAVPVIDRMADKGIIHKNKAARHKSRLNAQVKALAN is encoded by the coding sequence GTGGCAAACTCTGCTCAAGCTAAAAAACGTGCGCGTCAAAACGTTACTGCACGTAAACACAACGCAAGCTTGCGTTCTATGGTTCGTACATACATCAAACGTACTTTAAGTGCAATTGCTGGTGGTGATCATGCTGTTGCTACAGAAGCTTACCAAAAAGCTGTTCCTGTAATCGACCGTATGGCTGATAAAGGCATCATCCACAAAAATAAAGCTGCTCGTCATAAGAGCCGTTTAAATGCTCAAGTTAAAGCGTTAGCTAACTAA
- the rraA gene encoding ribonuclease E activity regulator RraA — translation MSTIPFVTCDLLDDNPEKDLQVVIPSMDGKFFQSYGARKTFWGQVVTVKCFEDNSRVKELLATDGTDKVLVVDGGASMRCALMGDLIAESAVKNNWNGVVIYGCVRDVDAIATLDLGIHALAAIPQKSNRKGIGEVDTTLYFGGVTIQSGDYIYADNNGIVISKEKLV, via the coding sequence GTGTCGACAATACCATTTGTAACATGTGATTTATTAGATGATAACCCTGAAAAAGACTTACAAGTTGTAATTCCCTCAATGGATGGAAAGTTCTTTCAAAGTTATGGGGCGCGTAAAACTTTTTGGGGACAGGTTGTAACAGTAAAGTGTTTTGAAGATAACTCGCGTGTAAAAGAGTTATTGGCAACAGATGGTACAGATAAGGTACTCGTTGTAGATGGTGGTGCATCTATGCGTTGTGCGCTTATGGGGGACCTGATTGCGGAATCGGCAGTTAAAAATAACTGGAATGGTGTTGTAATTTATGGCTGTGTACGCGATGTCGATGCTATTGCTACCCTTGATTTAGGTATACATGCATTGGCAGCAATTCCCCAAAAAAGTAATCGTAAAGGCATTGGCGAAGTAGATACCACTTTGTATTTTGGTGGTGTCACAATTCAATCAGGCGATTATATTTATGCTGATAATAATGGAATTGTGATTTCAAAAGAAAAATTAGTGTAA
- a CDS encoding ABC transporter permease: MLSVLSKRKQQTKAEAHSSGLWKLAMRRLRADKIAMSSLAIVLLYFIILVLSMTGVIASDWNKEVAVSYAPPTFIGADKTTDAEQNAAAVDEELPINPVDPLKDVIKELNAQIKQSKSSGDAIDYYGVADPLADDMKAIDQQLGGHLLDQQTELKSTLVFGADKWGQDVLKKTIKGAETSILVGVISALLAVGIGTLLGAISGYFGGWVDDILNWFYNIFTSIPYLLLVLAIAAVLQQKGILSIVLILGLTGWTGVYRLIRAEYMKHTAREYVLAAKAIGVGHFRRMFIHIFPNVSHIALVQMSILVVSFIKSEVILSFLGFGVPVGVVSWGSMLNEAQSELLLGKWWQLVAASVAMAILVTAFSMFTDALRDALDPKLK; this comes from the coding sequence ATGCTGAGCGTTTTATCAAAAAGAAAACAACAAACAAAAGCCGAAGCTCATTCATCTGGTCTGTGGAAACTTGCCATGCGACGTCTTCGGGCTGACAAGATCGCAATGTCATCGTTAGCGATCGTATTGCTTTATTTTATTATCTTGGTTCTATCAATGACGGGTGTGATTGCATCTGACTGGAATAAAGAGGTTGCAGTGAGCTACGCACCTCCCACATTTATAGGTGCAGATAAGACAACAGATGCTGAACAAAATGCTGCGGCGGTTGACGAGGAGTTACCAATAAATCCGGTAGATCCTTTAAAAGATGTTATCAAAGAACTGAATGCGCAGATTAAACAAAGCAAGAGTTCAGGGGACGCGATTGATTACTATGGCGTAGCTGACCCATTAGCTGATGATATGAAAGCCATTGATCAGCAACTTGGTGGACATCTTTTAGACCAGCAAACAGAACTGAAAAGTACACTTGTCTTTGGAGCTGATAAGTGGGGACAAGATGTTTTAAAGAAAACAATTAAAGGGGCTGAAACTTCAATTCTTGTTGGGGTTATATCTGCTTTACTTGCAGTAGGTATCGGTACGCTTTTAGGTGCAATTTCAGGATATTTTGGCGGTTGGGTCGATGATATTCTTAACTGGTTCTATAACATTTTTACCTCAATTCCATATTTATTATTAGTGCTTGCGATTGCTGCCGTACTTCAACAAAAAGGCATTTTATCTATTGTTCTGATTTTGGGTTTAACGGGTTGGACGGGTGTTTATCGGTTAATTCGTGCCGAATATATGAAACATACTGCACGTGAATACGTTCTTGCAGCTAAAGCAATTGGCGTTGGACATTTCCGCCGTATGTTCATTCATATTTTTCCAAACGTTAGCCATATCGCTTTAGTTCAAATGTCGATTTTGGTGGTTTCTTTTATTAAATCTGAAGTCATTTTGAGTTTCTTGGGTTTTGGTGTACCAGTCGGTGTGGTGTCTTGGGGCAGCATGTTAAATGAAGCACAAAGTGAACTTCTTTTAGGTAAGTGGTGGCAGCTAGTCGCAGCCTCTGTCGCAATGGCTATTTTGGTGACCGCATTTTCAATGTTTACTGATGCACTTCGTGATGCGTTAGACCCAAAGCTAAAATAA